The Metabacillus schmidteae nucleotide sequence ATCCTCATAAAGTTTTTTTTCATTAGCAGGGACCGAATCTGCAATTTCAAGCAATCCGGAAGCGGCAATTGCTGCGGCAGAGCTATCTCTAGGCTCATTTTCGATTGACTCTAATCGGAAATCCCAATATGGAACATAATCTTCCGGTAGACCTGCGATAAAATGATGTGCAATCCGTTTTGCAGCATGTAGAAATTTAGAATCTCCTGTATGTTTGTACGTATTAGCAAATCCATATAGTGCCCATGCATTTCCCCTGCTCCATGCAGAATCCGGGGCGTTCCCTTGACCGCCAATTGATTCAATGAATTCTCCTGACTCTGGATCAAACGATAAAATATGGCAGGATGAACCATCTTCACGAATTCCATACTTTAAAGTCGTTTCCGCATGCAGGGTAGCAATATGTTTATATCTAGGATCACCAGTCACGCGGCTTGCCCAGAATAATAGCGAAAGATTCATCATGCAATCAATAATTGCCCATCCTATTTTATCCCCGTTCCATGCCCTGATAAAATTTCCTGCAGGGTTAAAACGTCCCGCTAAGTAGTTAGCTGCTTCCAACCCAATTCCAAGGCCCTTCTCGCTTTCCGTGATTTCATGTTCCAGCACTGCAGATAGTAAAAATTGAAACCCTACATCATGATACAATTCATTAGGATGGTGGGAAAAACACTTTTGTAGTTTTTCATCCCAAGGCATCGCAGCATCTTTAAACTTCTCATTTTCAGTCATATCATATAGAACCCATAATAACCCCGGCCAAAAGCCTGATGTCCACCATTCATGTGGCATATCATCATAGATCCCATCAGCCTTCGCAACATGTGGTGACTTATCTCCTATTTGATCAACCATACGCTCCACTTTTTCTTCAAGCTTTTTTAATAGTTCTTCTTGATTCAACTTGTGCATGTTTTCCCTCCTATAAA carries:
- a CDS encoding glycoside hydrolase family 88 protein; translated protein: MHKLNQEELLKKLEEKVERMVDQIGDKSPHVAKADGIYDDMPHEWWTSGFWPGLLWVLYDMTENEKFKDAAMPWDEKLQKCFSHHPNELYHDVGFQFLLSAVLEHEITESEKGLGIGLEAANYLAGRFNPAGNFIRAWNGDKIGWAIIDCMMNLSLLFWASRVTGDPRYKHIATLHAETTLKYGIREDGSSCHILSFDPESGEFIESIGGQGNAPDSAWSRGNAWALYGFANTYKHTGDSKFLHAAKRIAHHFIAGLPEDYVPYWDFRLESIENEPRDSSAAAIAASGLLEIADSVPANEKKLYEDAAKNIITSLTENYGTLDQPEHQGILVQGTGHKPANENINVSLIYGDYYYIEAIAKLNGWERRIF